AGTGACGTGCTGGTTGATGTGTGGCCTGGACTGAGCTTACGCATGGGTTTTGTTGGCTTTCAGCTATGTTCATCTGTGTCCAAACAGTAGCTAAGTGACTGGGAGTGACTAGGGAAAGCAGGGTGGAAGGGGCTGCCCATGGAACACCTTGCCTGCTCCAGTCTCTGAGCTCCCAGCATGGAGAGAGTGACATGCGGCACAATGAGAATGACTTCGGGCATCACAGAGGAGGGCAGGAACTTCAAGTGGTACTCCCTCTGATCTTCCATGGCTCAGGTGAAAATGAAAACCTGAGCAGTCCCCGAGGGGCAGGGGCAAAATAAGGGCTTTCCACCCTTTGCCCAGCAGAGGGCGCATCCAGCACCTTCTTCCCTACCTGGGAGGAATGGGGACCAAAAGTGACAGCAGATGACAGATGCCCAAATTCAATGTGAACTCTCCACAGGACTCACAGGTCCTTTTCTCTGGAAGCATGGAGAGGAATGAGCCTTTCGATGAGCCATTTGAGATGAGTGAGCCAACCTTGACGGCCAGTGAGGAGTTGAGTATAAAGCATTCCCCCTCAAAAGCAAGCAAGTAGTTTAGCACCACGTAAACAGAGGCTGTGCATATAGCTGAGACAGAAGCACAGTTGTGAaggtgcccctctcccctgccccccgggGTGGGCACTGGCTCTAGAAACACACATGACAGAGTCTTCATCTAAAACTCTAAagcagagtgcctgggtggctcagtctgttaagcatctgccttcggctcaggtcatgatcccggggtcctgggatcgagccccgcatcgggctccctgctcagcggggagtctgctcctccctctacccctccccccactcatgctctctcaaaaataaataaatgaataaatctttaaaaaaataaataaaactctaaagCCCCAACGCTCCGCTCCGACACACCAACATGGCACCACAGTCCCCAGGAACTTCACTCATAACAACGGCAGCAAGAGGGGATGTCAGTGTTTGCTTTTTGGTGTCATCCTGAACTTCCAGACAGATGGATTTGCCAAAGGCTTCCCAACCCTCACCTGACGTTAAGTAGATTTGCTTCTGTAGAGTATTTAAACTCAGAGACCAAACAAACACCTACATTAACCAGACCACATGCAGCCTGGCCAAAGCCTACACAAAACTGGTTTATGAGATCAGCAACCCACAGAGATGTACATAGACGATGAGGTAAAGAAGCAGACGCAGGCCAAGCCAAGGATTTGCAGTAGCGCCATCCAAGGTACGCAGGGAGGACGTGCTGCTCTCTGTGATGCCAGGCTCACCCGCCAGACCAGAGCCCCGAGGGGGACCGACTCCCTTGACCTTGGCAGCCTTTAGAGCTGTCCTTGGGATGCCCTTACCTGTCAGAACAAACCCATCTGATTAGGGGTTGGGAAAGAGAGCTCCTTACCTTTCCCAAAAGACACCTGGGGTGATTAAACAAGAGCACCTTTCTCCTTTTTGTAACAAAGCCACCAAAGTGAAGCTAAGATGGTCTTGTTTGAAAGACATACCTTTCTATAACCTCAGGTTGCCGGTGGCTGAATGACAGCACAGCAGTagcaacagtaacaacaaaccTTGAACTTGTGACAGTCCTTGGAACTGCGTGTGATTCAAAAGTGTCCCATTCTCGGCCTCACCTTACTTCAtcccctcaaataaaaaaatccctcTGCGAACTCATGAGCACAAAAGTCCCACTCTGAAAAGAGCCACAGTGCTTtccccaggcccagggaggcaAGCGTTTCTTTAGTCTTCTAGAATATGCAGCGCATCTTGGTGGCTTCTTAAATGCCTGTAGGGAAGGATTTATTACCTTTCCAGCACTCCCTTCCCTTGCAactgtgcatgcatgtgtgagtgtgtctgtgtgtgtatttgtacatACACCCATGTGCATgcatgggcatgtgtgtgtgtgtgtatgtgtgcatgtgtgtgccggAGCGGGTGGTTCTCAGTCTTCATGGACAACAAATCTTCACCTGGACCACACGTAGACAACCGCTGCACAGGACCAGTAGGCCCAGCACGGCGTGGCTGAGCACGAGGACCCCTACTGCAAAGAGGTACAGGGTTTTGTCACAGTAATCCTGAGGCTGCTGGAAAGGGGGAATAAAATCAGGCAGGTAAACGGAAAAGAGCCAGTGGTTTCccagaaggaaacagaggcaggaagaggctGAGGCTTAGGTGTCTATAACACTTGTGCACATTCGGCCTCGAGGGATATTCATCATAGTTGTCATTGTCGATCACCATGGCCTGGGACAGAAGCCGCCTCATCCTGGTGGATTCGTACAGCAGGAGAGACCCCTGGGTTGTGGTAGGGAGCGAAGGGGTCAGAGGGCAGAGCAGCAAAGCAGGGggatgagaggggggagaaggtaggggagaaacagagagatttatttattatgaaaagtgTGCACACTGGAGTTGGAAATGCCGCCAAGGAGTGAAATTTACTTTTGAAGAATGAGAATTGGCAAGAATGAAGGCATCAATCCTGAGTCAGCATCCCTGGTAGCATTTGCCTTTGAGATGTGTGAGCTGCTTTGGACAAGGGATTCGTTGACTGAAATTCATCTCTGCACCCAGAGTTTCGCTGTTGCTCTGGTTTGCTTCATCAGCCTTGAGGTCATCCTTGGCCTTCCTGGCTCCAGTgacctgctcctccccctcctcccatggCCACAAACCTGCCTGGGGTCATCAGCTGAAaatgccctcctccccacctgttatttaagccaccggGTCTGTGGCATCTTGTCCCGGCAGCTCGAGCTGAGTAATGCAGATGCTAAGTGCTTTTAGGCATGTTGTCTTATTTAAAACAACCCTATGGAAGGCACATTACTCCTTTAGAAACAAAGGAGTTAAAGACCAGGAAGTTTAAGGATCTTGGCCAAGTTCACGTGTATGAAAAGTGGAAGAGCCAGAGTAGATCACCAGCTCTGTCTTCAGCCAAAGCTGGCATCCTTCCCCCAAGCCACTCTGCATCTCTGACTCTTCCAGTAGCTTACCTCTTTGGTGACCCTCAAATGTGTCCCAGGCCCTGACCTCACCTGCATATAGGCTGATGGAACCCAAGTCTGCAGCTCCCTTCCAGAACTTTCACCCAGACTTCAGACGCATGTGAAGCTCCACTGAGTATCCTTGGGCCCTCGGCTcagtatgttttttttgtttttttttttttttaaagattttatttatttatttgacagagagagagagacatagagagagagggaacacaagcaggaggagcaggagagggagaacaggcttcccgtggagcagggagcccaatgcgaggctcgatcccaggaccccgggatcacgacctgagccgaaggcagatgcttaacgactgagccacccacgcgcccctcgGCTCAGTATGTTAACAACAGAATTTGTTACTTGCCGTATTCCCCTCATTTGGTGACATTGCCCAAGCTAGAAACCCAGGatgctccctgctcctcacctgGCCAAGGAAAGCTGCCATGCTGGGGATACTTCCAGTAATTCCTTCTGCACTGGAACGAAGGGCAGGGTCCAGCCGTATTGGTGTACCTTCCCTCTTGCTCACAACTTTCCTCAGTCAAAACCCATGCCTTGCGCCTCAGGGCTGCCCTTTGCTCTGCTCTGGGGTCCCATGGTCTTCTCACCCCCAGTTCATTGTGTCTGTCCAGTCACTGTCCTCACCCCCAGTTCATTGTGTCTGTGGCCAGACTTTCCCTTCTCCCGTCCTagtgttatggaacctggactggatcgcacGACGGAAGAACCACgcggcacccggagatcttggaggacaggaggtttatttaacgccggtGGGCTCAAAGGAGAGcagtctccaaaggtctgagccccgagcacaaaaaaagggggcaatttatacacttctacgtccgcatacttggcacttttggcgcgtgtgtgaagcggggcagggagaagaacccagaagagccccggggcaaggactgggactctctcgttGGCTcggtcagccatcttaggacacagattttccttatcactaGCACACCTCCACCACACATGACTTTGTAACATGGATGCCTGGTCCTGATGCTGGACCCTCCGCCCTGTGAGGAGCCCCCAGCAGACTTGCCTGCTACCTCCAGGCCACTTGGCAGGCCTGGTCAGTTCCAGATGCCATGGGACCACGCCTCAACCCACACCTCCATGCATCCAAATCCAAAGGTCAATTTTAGTCCTTATTTTCCTGGAGCCCCAGTTCTTCAGCAAGAGGCTCATAAACAGATAATTACTTGTGTTGGATGCTTCCACCACTCACCATCTACAGGGATCTGCAATTCCAAGCAGGGCCAAGGAGCATGAGTGTGTCCCTCCTGTTCTTACGAATCCATCCAGTCAAGAGCACAGACCCTTGTCCTTTGAGCATTAGCCTTGCTAATTCCTTGTAGAGGGACAAAGACTATCTCACCCCTAGTGGGTAGTTCCTGGCTCCCCTTTGAAATGCTGCTCGCATTTTATTTCACAAAGGACCACCATCCCACCCAGCTCTGACGGCACTCACATGTTTCGGTTCCAGATGCTTCCTCTAAAGATGCACCCACAGAAGACCACAAGTCATCTTTGCTAAGGAATCCTGGTTCCTTATCTTCCCTGTGTCTAGCAACTTGATCTATGATGTCTTCAGAAGACCTATGCTTCTCGTCCATTCTCTTCCAGAGTCCCAGGCTCCCCACCTCTTCTAAGGCCAACCTCACGGCACCCCTAACCCATGGAGAACTGGGCTTCAGAAAAAATCCTCCAATAACCGACAGTGTGGCAcattggggagggggcagcacgGAGCCAAGAGAGGGAGCAAACAAGGTTCCATGCCAGGGCAGTGGAGTGGGTGATCATATCAAcagaggcagaggacagaggagccCAAGCTGTGCCTTTAGGTGGATGATGATTTCGGATTTGGACAGGCCACATTTAAAATTCCAGATGCAAATGTAGGTGGTGGGGACCTGCAGGATGGTGGGATCAGAGCCTGGGGGGTGAAGAGTGACAGGTGAGACAGACTTACCTGGGGACTCTGTGTGCAATGTTGACAGTGTCTCTGGCAATGGGCCTTGTACAGAGGGAGGTCCCCGTGCTGGAGTGAGTGCCCAGTGTGCACCTTCTCGATTAACACTCCCAGAGACCTGAGGCAAGCTGCATTAAATAAATGGGTACCTGGGGGCACCACGGCTGGAGCCATCAGGCCAAAATATCAGCAGTGATTTTCTCTGGGTGGTGGAATTTACAggtgattttgattttcttctttgtgcttctcctattctcttattttctacCATGAAGAGTTATTACTTATGAAAAGACAGCACAGCCTAAGTAAAGTTGTTGGTCTGCTGCTTGGCCTGTATGATCTCAGTTAATGCTCACACCAACCTTGGAGCTGCTTATTATCATCTCTGCTCCATGGATGAGGACACTAAGGAGCAGAGAAGGTAAGTCATTTCTTCCCTTCAAGCCAGGTCCACAGTGGGTAAAAAGGATGAGATGGGTGTCGGTCCACACTTGTGGCCATTGTCTACACCACATTCCCCAGATGTCTAAATCAGAGCATGTTGAGTTGGAGGGGCTCTTTGCTGGGAAAGTGCTCCCGTTTGGTCCAACCCTGCCCAGGTTTTCTAGAAGTATGACTTAGAGCCTGGCTGGGAGGCAGATTATTTCCATAAGAAAAGCAGagtgaaggctcagagaggtccagAGAGCCACCTGCACAGAGCCGGCTCACCCAAggaggacttcctggaagagggCGTATGCTCTGGAcccctgtgagcagggagaggtgggagggaccTCCTTGGAGCGGAAGTGGTGTGGTGAGGGTGAAGGGTGATGGGTTTGGGGAACAGGAGAGAGTTTGACGGAGAAGGGCCGCTGAGGGGAACTGTGAGTTTGGGCAGGAGTGGATAGCACACCAGCTCTGCCATAAACTCAAGAGAAGCAAcctgtaagcctcagtttcctcatctgtaagctgGAGCTGATGGTACAGTTCGGCTTTCAGTTACTCAGCGCCCATTTTCCTTCCTAGCAGGGCCCGATCCCATGGGTGTCACCCACCCATCACAGGTATACAGGAGAGAAAATCCCAGCATCTGCCCTCCCTAGAGGCGCCTCCCCCACACTCTCAGCATGCcagggggagggagcagcaggATGCCCAAGGTCCACGGATCTGCCTACCCTCCCAGGACTGCTTTGTGGGCAGTCCTTGTTCCTTGTATTCAAAAATCCTTTTTTGTACTTTACAAGTACCTGCCTCAAAGGGGTCTTGTAAGGACTAAGGGTAGAGCCCTTAACACCGCACGTGGTACATGGTAAGCATTCACTGGGTGCTAGAAATTCTTACTGAGCAGTGAACTATTGGAAGATGAAGTGGAGGGTTAGGTAGGTAAATGGCCACTAAATCAGTGTTTCTGAACCTTTCTTTTTATCGTGGCCCTCAgtaacaaatacattttacatcACAACCTCGTAGTTGGGGCACTGTATGTCCTTTGCTGGCTCAGAGAAGTCGTGGGTTGTGCTGTTTTCCTGACAGGACTGTTATTAGAGCTTGTACTTGCAAAAGCGTCCCAGTTTGGATGATAAACTATGTGGCCGACGTACCCAAACAcacatgtgtacgtgtgtgtcaCACAGTACTTAGTGGGTACTCTCAGAGTTtctatcctgttttttttttttaaatggtcacaaCCTACTAAATTCATTTTCTGATCTTTCCAGTGGGTTGTGACTCTCAGTTCTTTTTGGTGACTCTGGGAAAAGTCCACTCGCAGCTGCTCAGCTTTCTCTTCGATAAAATGTAACACTGTGGCGGATCTGATGCATTTCGGGGCGGATGCTGGGCATCGTGATGCAGTGTCCCGAGAGGGTTAAATACAAAGCACTGGCCTCCCTCAAACTTCTCTGTCTGGGGATTCTACAAATCTGCCTGCTGTTGCACTGAGCGTTATGGACTCACTGTGTATTACCTCGCCATGATGAGCACAAAAATTTAATTTGGCTTCAAGCAGGTTTAGAttgccagggggaaaaaaatcaatgctgtTTATTAGGGCCCTAGtctgttcattaaaataaattaccttTGGGTTCTGGGCTGGATTTCATAAAGGAAAAGTTTGCCATTGTTAAGAGGAATAGACCCCATGGATGGAAACATCTCCACAGGAAAGTTTCAGTTCACAGCCTGATGATGAGCTAGTCAAGTGAGAGAGGGCTGAGCAGAGGTAATTGCTGAAAACTTTGCCCTTGTTTGGAACATCTCTATGGTGCTCAATCCATCAGAGCTTTCCCCTAACACCATGGGGCCACAGGGGATAGGCggccccactgagcagagagcctctGGGTTTCCCTGGAGCTAAACAGAGTCCCAAGCAGATCCCGTAGGGATGTTGTCACGGGGTGGGGGGACCACATGTTACTGCACATTCCAGAACACCACCCCCGACTGCTGTCATGACCTGGGGGCATTTACTAGTGAAGCAACTCAGACACAAAAGGCTCAGAGCACTTGCCCCAAATCAGACATGTTTCCCACGAATTGAGCCAGTGACTTCTGGCTGCAAATGAGAGCAGCAATCTTGAAGACATTCCTTTGATGTCCTATCAGTACCCTGACCAATGCCACTGGCCAGCATCTCCTGAAGGCCCCAAGCTCCAGAAGGAAGCCAGCAAAGAAATCCGACAGTGGGTCccaatgaaattttatatatggtACTCTTGATTGTTTTCTcttgtgcttcatttttttaaaagattttatttatttatttgagaaagaaagaatgagacagagagagagagcatgagaggggggagggtcagagggagcagcagactccccgctgagcaggatgcctgatacgggactcgatcccgggactcgatcctgggactccaggatcatgacctgagctgaaggcagatgcttaaccaactgagccacccaggtgccccgtcttgCGCTTCATTTTTATGAAACCATGTTGGAAAAATGGATGCTTGTGTGTTCTAGCTTTGGATATGGGAAGCTCTGAGCAGGGCGTGGACCGTTGGGAAGGGTCACTGATAAATGGAGGCAGACCTAACATACCTTAGACCTGAGGTGCTTTGGGCAGGTGGGACATTTCTGTAGGCCAGGGGTTTGGAAACTAACTGCAGACTACGCAGGCCcctccatattttttcttctgtcactTTTCCTGTGAAAAGAGATGTCAATACAACCCATGAGTAAATCAGCTCCCTACACTGACATAAGCTGAGAATCACAGAGAAGCACTCCTACCCCTGAACATGCAAGTTTAGTGTTTGATTGATGACTGCAGCTAACGGATTCGGTGCTAATCAACTAAGAAcgaggagaaaaacagaaataagagctgctcaaattaaatacatttgaaCTAGCAGCAAACTCCACTGCCCTTCacaggaaactttttaaaaagaagcacagagaaaggcTAGGATTACACTGGCTTGATTCAAAGGTAAAATTAATTGGCAGTCAGTGACTCCTCTTTGTCAACTGCTGTCGGACCAAAGCCACAACTCAGCACACTGAACTCAGGGCAGCAGGAGGGAAGCTATTGCTAAGATGCCCAGCTCTGGGTGAACGCTCCTCATCTGGAAAAATCCATGTCTCTGCAAACAGACTCCAGGACCCACCTTGCTCTGTTGCTTCCACAGCCCTGGGCTTCGGGGGCGGGTTGCGGGGAGGTGTTCTGGCTCCTCTGTGAGCAGCAAACAATTAAAGGATGCATACCACAGTGCCCGTAAGTTACATTTCTGCAAGAACTAAAAACAACGGATAAATATACTTCACCTTTAAGGCTCCAATGATCCCACCCACTAGCAAACAGAGACGAATGAGGAGCTGCATGGGGCAGTCTCCAAAAACTTCATTCCTACAAAGGGGAGAGAACAAACGAGGATTAAGAGAAATGCATTCAAGAGCACAATGCCAATTGGGAAGATTCAGGAGATTTCTGCAGAAGCCCAGATGCTCCTCACATAAACTGTAACCTGATCGATTCCCTGCTTGTGGAGTGCGCCCAGTCTCACTGGCCACCTGATTGTTAGGATGCTCAGGGGACTGAATGGCTGTCCACCAGACATCAGGCAGAGCAAGGATCAGACATCACTTTGTCTGGCTATTAACTGGCTGTACCCTTTCTTAATGGTAATTTTAATCCCACTAGCAATGCTTTCTCTACTTTTCTCAGGCCTCTGTCTTCTAGGCCTATTATTAACTAATGGTGGTatgatatattatttaaaatatatgaaaaaaatgcctATTGCCCTCCATGACCAATCTGGCTCAAATGACCGGGCTTTGGATGGGTTCCAGCACACATCTTGGCTGTGAGGAGACATTGACCACTCCGTGAGCATCCCTCACATTTCCCAGACCCCTTGTGGGTAGCCCAGTGCTGTGTGACTACTTCTAACCAATGTCCCGTGGGATACTTTGGGGCCAAAGCCTTTAAAAACTGACATGTGACCCTTGGTTTTCTTCCCCTGCTTTGACCTCCTGGAATCCATGGGTCGAGATGGTCAGTGCTCAAGCCTAAAGTAATTTGGAGTGTGAAGTCATCACATTACCCTGGGGAGTCCTCTGGAACCCTGGGGGGGTTCCTGACCCACAGTGGAATTttcatgagcaagaaataaacctttatagCGTTGAGCCACTGAGATTCTGGGGCTAATTTATTACCGCAGCGCGGTCAAGTTAACCTGACCAATGCATCCGTCAACAGAGCCCAAGAAAGGGGATGCTCACTGTAAAATCGAAGTGTTCtgttaaaatgacatttaaagttTTAGCtctgatttgatttttatttcccatgaATGCCTTGGCACTTAGAGGAAATAAGCCATTTCCCCACGGCTACACCATATTtcactgaaattaataaaaattcctGGGTAGGCAGACACCCACAAATTAAGGGCCCCAGAGTAAAACCAGATACGTACGTTGCTCCAATCATCAACCTGGGGAGGCTTGCCTTCCTAGATATCTCTGATGTTCCGCTGAAGCCATTACTAGATGGAAATACTTCCCAAGTCTCAATGCAACCTTTTTACACAAAGACCTTTAAATGCTGGATGCCAACGTTGTTGGATATGAACTGCCTTTCAATTCAAAACCCAGCTGCGAGATGAACATTGAGTAATGACTTCTATATCTGCTCATTCTTAATGAATAAAAGCAGCTGCTTCTCACAGGAGGGTCAAACAGCGCACAGATGGCTTCAGAGGATcctaataaatttaataaaagcgTCTTTCCCCTTGTGTTCTTCACGTATTGCTTAGTACCTACCTTACCTCTAGATTTTCTTTCTATCTGATCGGCAGGATCACAATGACCCTCTTTAGGCTTTTTGGGGGGGCTCATATTatggggtttttaaaattatgtttttacatgttttattgtgatataataaatataacaatattttgccattgtaaccatttttacATGTATGATCCAGGGGCACTAATTATATTCCCAATCTTGTGCATCCGTCACCACTTCCTAGTTCCAAAACTTTTTCAACGCCCCGAACAGAAACTCATAACCATGGAGCAGTGATTCCTCAATACTCTCTTCCTGCAGTGAGTGTAGGGATTTTAGTGTAATATCTATGGGAACGGCACTTGTAGGTTCTTGCTTCATTTAAGCAGCCTTATTAGTGAATGAACTATTCCAGTTAAAGTCATTTTCCAGATAACTAAACCACAGGCTCCAAAAGCttcccccccccaataaaaaTCTATCTTTCACTTGATAGATTTTGCacaggacatttttttaaaggatgctcCTGACTTCCTAAGCAGGGTCGAGCAGAGCCGtataatacatgttttatttttgaactcCCTATAATAATGACAGCTTCAAGGGCCTACTGAAGTGGTTGAATTATCTGCCCTTCCACTAAACGGCCCTAGACTTCTCAGCTACTTTAGTTCGGGGCAAACTTTAGAgtgttattttgttcttttatttccgATCAAGCTGTCAGCTTTCGCTTATTACAAATCCAAGAGTACtattttgtatt
Above is a window of Neomonachus schauinslandi chromosome 3, ASM220157v2, whole genome shotgun sequence DNA encoding:
- the TMEM272 gene encoding LOW QUALITY PROTEIN: transmembrane protein 272 (The sequence of the model RefSeq protein was modified relative to this genomic sequence to represent the inferred CDS: inserted 2 bases in 1 codon), with amino-acid sequence MRNEVFGDCPMQLLIRLCLLVGGIIGALKGSLLLYESTRMRRLLSQAMVIDNDNYDEYPSRPNVHKCYRHLSLSLFLXLCFLLGNHWLFSVYLPDFIPPFQQPQDYCDKTLYLFAVGVLVLSHAVLGLLVLCSGCLRVVQVKICCP